In Massilia forsythiae, one DNA window encodes the following:
- a CDS encoding AzlD domain-containing protein — protein sequence MADWEIWIVILVLGVATACTRSTFWLIGHRVTIPPRVQEMLRYAPACALAAIVGPDLVLGQQGELQLGLDNPKLLGGLAALGYYLWRRNMLQTIVFGMLAFTVLRLWPAYWPVFGHGA from the coding sequence GTGGCTGACTGGGAAATCTGGATCGTGATCCTGGTGCTGGGCGTGGCCACGGCGTGCACCCGCAGCACCTTCTGGCTGATCGGCCACCGCGTCACGATTCCGCCGCGCGTGCAGGAGATGCTGCGCTACGCGCCGGCTTGCGCGCTGGCCGCCATCGTCGGTCCGGACCTGGTGCTGGGACAGCAGGGCGAACTGCAGCTGGGGCTGGACAACCCGAAGCTGCTGGGCGGCCTGGCCGCGCTCGGCTATTACCTGTGGCGCCGCAACATGCTGCAGACCATCGTGTTCGGCATGCTGGCGTTCACGGTGTTGCGTCTGTGGCCGGCTTATTGGCCAGTTTTCGGGCATGGCGCCTGA
- a CDS encoding phosphoglycerate kinase, whose amino-acid sequence MAVLNFTRLQDLIDQDALKGKRVFIRADLNVPQDDAGNITEDTRVRASVPAIRAALDAGAAVMVTSHLGRPTEGEFKPEDSLSPVAARLSELLGQPVELQRDWVDGVDVAPGQVVLLENCRVNKGEKKNSDELAQKMAKLCDVYVNDAFGTAHRAEATTHGIAKFAPVVAAGPLLAAELDALGKALGAPQRPLLAIVAGSKVSTKLSILQSLADKVDNLIVGGGIANTFMKAVGLNIGKSLAEADLVNDAKSIIDKMAARGAQVPIPVDVVCAKEFSPTAAATVKDVKDVADDDMILDIGPQTAAQLARQIGQAGTIVWNGPVGVFEFDQFAEGTKTLAQAIASSQGFSIAGGGDTLAAIAKYNIADQIGYISTGGGAFLEFLEGKTLPAVEILLQRSAAKQP is encoded by the coding sequence ATGGCCGTCCTCAATTTCACCCGCTTGCAAGACCTGATCGACCAAGACGCGCTGAAAGGCAAGCGCGTCTTCATCCGCGCCGACCTCAACGTGCCGCAAGATGACGCCGGCAACATCACCGAAGACACGCGCGTGCGCGCCTCGGTGCCCGCCATCCGCGCCGCGCTGGATGCCGGCGCCGCCGTCATGGTGACCTCGCACCTGGGCCGCCCGACCGAAGGCGAATTCAAGCCGGAAGACAGCTTGTCTCCGGTCGCCGCGCGCCTGTCCGAGCTGCTGGGGCAGCCGGTCGAATTGCAGCGGGACTGGGTCGACGGCGTCGACGTCGCGCCGGGCCAGGTCGTGCTGCTGGAAAACTGCCGCGTCAACAAGGGTGAAAAGAAAAACTCGGATGAGCTGGCCCAGAAGATGGCCAAGCTGTGCGACGTGTACGTGAACGATGCCTTCGGCACCGCGCACCGCGCCGAAGCGACCACCCACGGCATCGCGAAATTCGCGCCCGTGGTCGCCGCCGGTCCGCTGCTGGCGGCCGAGCTGGATGCGCTGGGCAAGGCGCTGGGCGCGCCACAGCGTCCGCTGCTGGCGATCGTCGCCGGCTCCAAGGTCTCGACCAAGCTGTCGATCCTGCAGAGCCTGGCCGACAAGGTCGATAACCTGATCGTCGGCGGCGGCATCGCCAATACCTTCATGAAGGCGGTCGGCCTGAACATCGGCAAGTCGCTGGCGGAAGCGGATTTGGTGAATGACGCCAAGTCCATCATCGACAAGATGGCGGCGCGCGGCGCGCAGGTGCCGATCCCGGTCGACGTGGTGTGCGCAAAAGAGTTCTCGCCGACGGCCGCCGCCACCGTCAAGGATGTCAAGGACGTGGCCGACGACGACATGATCCTGGATATCGGCCCGCAGACCGCGGCCCAGCTGGCCCGGCAGATCGGCCAGGCCGGCACCATCGTCTGGAACGGCCCGGTCGGCGTGTTCGAGTTCGACCAGTTTGCCGAAGGCACGAAGACGCTGGCGCAAGCCATCGCGTCGTCGCAAGGTTTCTCGATCGCGGGTGGCGGCGACACGCTGGCGGCGATTGCAAAGTACAACATTGCCGACCA